A window of Kangiella sp. TOML190 genomic DNA:
CTGGCGGCTATGATCGTCAGGAGTTAATTGGCTATAATGTCACCTATAAATACAAAGGTGAGCGCTATACCACCTTTAGTGATTACGATCCGGGGCGCTATATCGATATTCGGGTAACCGCTGAGCCGGTTCGCCGTTAAAATCGGAACAAAGCAGAGTTTTAGTAAAAATCATTCAATTTAGGTAAGCAATGAAAAAAGTAATTGGTTTGTTAATGATGGTGTTGTTGGGCATGAGTCTGAGCATAAGTTCACTTTCGCTGGAAGCTGCCAGCAAAAGAGAGCCACGCAAAGATGATGACCGCCAGCAGTGCCGCCTGATTAGCAAATCGAGCGCTATGCGCGCGGTGGCAGCTAGAATTGACGGTAAAGTTATTTCTGCTTTTTTAACCCGTAGTCGCCCGCCTGTGTATCGGGTAAAAACCTTATCCAAATCAGGACGAGTACGAAGCGTTAGTGTTAATGCTTGTAATGGTCAAGTCTATGGCTAATGATTCATGCGAAAACTACCAAAACTTACGACAAGAGTTGCACCATAAGTGATTAATAATAGGGGATTGGAATGAAGTTATTGCTGGTTGAAGACGATCAAGAATTGCGCGATCAATTGGTTGAGGCTTTAAAAAAGCAAAATTACGCGGTAGAAGCTGCTCCTGATGGCGAAGAAGCCTTGTACTTTGCGCGTGAATTTGAGTTTGATTTGGGCATTTTTGATCTTGGTTTACCTGGTATTTCAGGAATTGAAGCTATCCAAACCTTACGCAAAGAGAATGTTAACTTTCCGATCTTGATTCTAACGGCTCGTGGTCATTGGCAGGATAAGGTTGATGGTTTGGCCGCTGGCGCCGATGATTATTTAACTAAACCCTTTCAAAACGAAGAACTGTTTGCGCGAGTGAACGCTTTATTGCGCCGCTCTTCTGGTTATGCCAGTCCTGAAATTGTCAAAGGCCCAATCGTGCTTAATAGTATGAAGCAGGAAGTGCGGGTCAATGATCAGGTAATGGATTTGACCGCTTACGAATATATGGTTTTAGAATATTTAATGCTGAATCCGGATAAGGTAGTTTCTAAAACCGAACTGACTGAACATCTTTATGCGCAAGATTATGACCGCGATTCCAACGTATTAGAAGTATTCGTTGGACGCTTGCGCAAGAAAATTGATCCCGATGGTGAAATCAAGCCCATCGAAACCCTGCGCGGTCGTGGTTACCGTTTGCGCTCGGATCTTTAGTTAGGCGCTAATTTCTTTTGATTAAGTCTTATTCACTTCAAAAACGGCTCTTATTAAACACCAGTTTAGTGCTGGTGTTTTTTATGGTGGCCATGAGTGTGGTCTTGTTAAATGCTTATAAATCTGGAATACAACAAGCCACTTTTGAGCGGTTAACGGCGCAGTTTTATGGGCTTTTATCAGCAGCTGATTTGCATGAAAAAGACCAACTGTTTATCCCAGAAGAACCGCAAGTAGATCAACGTTTTAATCAATACGCCAGCGGTTTATCAGCCTTGGTATTTGACGAAACGGAAACTTTAGTTTGGAACTCTGTGTCAGCGCAAGAAACTGAAGTTAAACTCCCGCTGAGCTTACCAGGCGAGCCGACTTTGTATGATATTGAGATTAAACAGGATCAATATTTCCAATTTCATTTTGTGACTGAATGGGAATCTGAGCAGGGCGATGTGGCACTTTATCATTTTGTTATTTTGGAAAATAAACGCGCCTTTAATCAAGTAGTGGAAGCCTATCGCAACAAGCTTTTAATGTGGCTTGGGATCCTCGCTGCTTCGCTATTACTGGTTATGTTTCTAGTTCTACGCTGGACTTTTAAGCCGATTCGAAAGATGAGCCAAGAGCTAAGCTTAGTCAAACAAGGCTTAGCCGATAAGCTTGATGAAGCTTATCCTAGAGAAATTCAACTGCTTACCGAAAGCATTAACCGCTTTATTAGCAACGAACGTGAGCAATCCAAACGCTACAAAGAAACCTTGGCGAATCTAGCGCACAGTCTAAAAACTCCTTTGGCGGTAATGCAGTCGGCTCTGCAAAATCGAGTTGGCGAAGATGAACTGATGCGGATCAGTAGCGAGCAACTGGAGCGGATGAATCAAATAGTCGGTTACCAGCTACAACGAGCAACGGCTGGGCCAAAGGTGATGGCGCAACGTATCGAAGTCGAAGCAGCTATCGAAAAGCTAGTGGCGGGCTTGCAAAAGGTTTATGCCGACAAGGGCATTAATATTACCAGCAAGCTGGAAAAAGGCTTGTCCGTAACCTTAAGCGAAGGCGATCTCTACGAAGTTTGTGGCAACTTATTGGACAATGCTTGTAAATGGGCCAAATCGCAAGTATTGATCTCTACCCAAAGCAAAGATCACAAAACATTTATTGCTATCGAAGATGATGGTCCAGGGATCCCGCAACTGGTTCAAGATGCTGTATTAAGTCGAGGCAAACGATTGGACGAAACGGTAGAAGGGCAAGGGATTGGTATGTCAGTTGTAAAAGAAATTATGGAAGCTTACAAAGCCAAAATCGAGATAAAAAAAAGCGCCACTTTAGGCGGCGCTCAAATCAATTTGGTGTTTAAAGGACTCAAGCCTTAAGCGGCTACGTTTGTCGATTCAAAAATCTTATCAGCGCTGGCCGCAACGAACCCTTGATACAGCTCGCCATTCGCCATTGGAAAGCGCTCAGCAAATTCATAGAAGCAAGAGCGAATAGGGTAGTTGCCATCTTCAAATGCCCAGTCAAGGCTATTCGCCATAGTCGAGCTTTGTTTTAAACCTACCTTTTGCGAGCCTTTTATTTCTGAGCCACTGGTATTCAGTTTAAAACCAGCAGTTTTGACGAATTGGTTAACCGACTCGATGTCTTTCAAGCTTTCTAAATGGTTAATCGAAACGGTAAAGTGGTTAGCTCTCAGACCAAACGCTGCCAACCAAGCGGCATATTCAGACTCTTCGAGCAAACGTTCATAAGCATTGCGGCTGATCTTACCCCAATGACGGTTAGGAATTTGCAGGCCTTCTTGTGAGATCTGCCAATTAGCTTGGGCAATCAAACCGCGACAGAACATCTGTAGCTCTGCGGAAAACTCTTCCAGCAATAATTCACTGACAAAAACCTTAGGTGCCATAGCATCGGATTGGTGTGCAAAGTGCTTCGCGTAGAGCTTTTTCTCTTCGAAATGGTATTCTCCAGCTTCTGCATAACCGTGCTGGGCTAGAAATTTGCCAATGTGTTTAAGGTTGATTAGTCCATCATTAAAGGTTCGCAGTGCAATATGATCATTTACAATAGGATTGCTAGATAAACTACTGAATTCATTATGAACTTTTAAAGCATCCGGGGTAATGGCAACGTAATCATCCCACAGCTTGTGGAATAGTTCGGTATATAGATTTTGCATACTCAATTTCTCTCAAACGAGACTGGTAAGAGGACAAACCAATTATCTCAAAGGCTTGTCCTATTGACTAGGCCTTTTATGACCTTAAATTGAATTAAAAGTTTTTGACGGTCTGCACAAATTGCTTAAAAACGTGTGGATTAGCAGCGAGGATACTCTTAGCGCGACTGCTAAAAGGGTTGCCTTTAACGTCGCCAACAAGACCGCCGGCTTCTTTTACGATTAGGGTACCTGCGGCGGTATCCCAATCGGATAGGCCAAACTCCCAAAAGCCATTAACACGGCCAGCAGCTACGTAAGCCAAGTCCAAAGCGGCAGAACCCGCGCGACGCATATCGCTACAAGCAGGTAACAGAGCTGAGAAGTAATTTAGGTATTCCTCGACATTGGAACTGGAGCGGAAAGGAAAGCCCGTGGCTAAAATGGACTTTTCTAACTTCTTTTCCGCTGCCACCCGAATACGGGTTTGGTTCAATTGGGCACCATCACCGTTGGATGCACTGAACATCTCATCGCGCATAGGATCGAAAATAACCGCGGCTACGGTTTTGCCTTTTTGCTTAACCGCAATGGAAATGGCGAAGTGCGGGTTACCATCGATGAAATTACGAGTACCGTCCAAGGGATCGATAACCCAGATGGTATCTTTGTCGCTGCCTTCTTTTAGGCCAGACTCTTCGGCCAGAATGGAGTGTTCGGGGTAACTTGCCTTGATGGTATCAATGATTAACCATTCTGCTTGCTGATCGACGTTAGTGACGAAGTCGTTCAGATCTTTCATCTTAGCAATGATTCGATCGCGGTCGTTAAACGCTTTAACAATATAATCACCGGCACGGTTAGCCGCGCGGATCGCAATAGTACGGTACGCATTCATAGTTAATCACCAATTATCAAAGAACGGGGCGCTACCAAATCCGGTTGCTACCAATTGCGCGCATTCTATCAAAAATTCATAACAACTTAAAAGCCTTAATTTCTCTGAACCTTTTCTGCTAGGGTTATTTGCTGCGCTTTGATATGATCGGCTTAACTTATTGATAAATAGCAATTATTAGATAAATGCTCGATCAAATTAAAATTGTCCTTTGCCATACCAGCCATCCAGGTAATATTGGCGCAGCAGCGCGCGCCATGAAAACCATGGGCTTGTACCAATTGGTTTTGGTGAACCCTAAAGATTTTCCTTGTGAAGAGGCCTTGGTGCGCTCTTCCGGCGCTTTAGATATCTTGGACAGTGCGCTCGTGGTCGAGACCGTAGAAGAAGCGATTAAAGACTGCAAATTGGTGATTGGCACTAGCTCGCGTAACCGAGCCTTACCTTGGCCTTTGATAGAGCCGCGTGAAATGGCGCAACTGATTGATACCAAGCCAGAGTCGCATCCTGTGGCGATTTTATTTGGCCGTGAAAGTGTGGGCTTGTTAAACGAAGAGCTGCAATTGTGTCATTATCATGTGAATATTCCTGCCAACCCTGACTATATGTCGTTAAATTTAGCTTCAGCGGTGCAGATTATTAGCTATGAATTGCGCTTAAAACATTTAACGCAAAATCCAATAACTGAAGCGCCACTAGAATTAAAAGATAGCGAGTTGGTTGCAACATCTGAGCAAGTGGAAGGTCTTTATCAACATTTGGAGCAAACCATGGTCAAGACTGAGTTTTTCGATCCAGAAAACCCTAAATTATTATCTGCTAGAATACGAAGACTCTTTGCTAAAAGTCAGCTTAACCAAGGCGAAGTAAATATTCTGCGTGGATTTTTGTCCTCGATAGAAAAATATATAAAACGCAAGACTAAGTAATCATTAGCGTCATTCCCGCGCTGGCGGGGATCTATTAAATATAGGAATGACTATAATTAATGTTTGAACGAATCAAAGAAGATATAAAAAGCGTTTATCACCGCGATCCATCGGCGCGTAACAACTTTGAGGTTTTGACCTTATATCCGGGCTTACACGCCATCTGGTGGTATCGGCTGACCAATAAACTTTGGCGCAATAACTGGAAATGGTTGGCGCGCGCGATTATGACCTTTGCACGCTTTTTAACCGGTATCGAAATTCACCCCGGCGCCACCATTGGTCGTCGCTTCTTTATCGATCATGGTCTTGGCGTAGTGATTGGCGAAACTGCGGAAATTGGCGACGACTGTATGCTCTATCATGGCGTCACCCTTGGCGGCACTAGCTTAGAAAAAGGTAAACGCCACCCAACCTTAAAAAATAATGTAGTGATTGGCGCGGGTGCTAAAATCCTTGGGCCAATAACGCTAAATGATAACGCCAAAGTTGGCGGCAATGCAGTGGTAGTTAAAGATGTGCCCGTTGATGCCACCGTGATCGGAATTCCTGCGCGCGAGGCTTCCGAAACCGATCCCAAAGGTAAGCACAACTACCAAGCCTTTGGCGTAACTTCCGATCAAATCGACCCATTAGTGGTTGCTTTGCAAAATATGTATGAACATTCCAATGCCCTAGAAGCGCAGCTCAAAGCTTTAAAAGCGCAGCTCAAAGAAAAGGGTATAGAAAGCGAGGACCTAGAAATCCCAGAGCTGGATTGTTCGAGTGTCCTAAATGGCGATTCGGGTAAAAATTAAATCCGAGCAGTGCATCTAAGCATAGACTTTAGCCGTCATTCCCGCGAACGACCATCACGGATGATGGAAGTTAGAATAATGCAGGAGCAATTATCGAGCGGGAATCCATATAGTGAGCAATCTTACTTATTTCGGTATTTTGTCCAAGGATTGTTCTTAGTGCTTGGACTTGCTTTTTTCCGATTAGAGCTTTTACTTTTTAAATCCTTACTGAACTCCAATGATTTCTTAGCGCTTTGTTCGCGCAAGAGTTCTGCACTTTCTAAAGTTAACTCCGCGGGTTCGCTGGGTATTTGATCCTCGGGAATAATGCGATCTCGTGGCGGCACTTGCTGATGCTTGTAAGAAGGAGAGGGCAGGTTCTTATATTGGTACAAATAAAAGCCTTCCACCTTTTCTCGCGCCCACCCGGTCTTTTTGAGAAAATTCACGCTCGAAGGAATGCTTGGATTGGATTTAAAGCAATTCAGGTTCAAATAAGCATACAAAATCTCATAGCCATAATGTTCCACTATCTCAGTCACTAGCTTTTTCAGGCTAACGCCATTAAGTGGATTGCTTTTGTAGTTTAGTTCGTTATTCAAGGACGCTACCTGAGTTTAGAGCTTACATGGTTGAGTGCGCCATTGTAACAAAGTAAAGCTGGATAGTATTGGTAATGGCGAAAAGTAACTCTCAAGATTACTAGGAGCGTATAAATCTTGACTAATTTAGTCGGAATTGAGATAATTTCACTATCGAAATCCGCTTTATTTTAGATTTTCTAACCCGAACGACTTCTAATCATGAAATTAAGTACAAAAGGCCGCTATGCGGTGACAGCGATGCTTGATTTGGCGCTTCATTCTGGAAGCGGGCCTATTAGTTTGTCTGAAATTTCGGGACGTCAGGATATTTCCTTATCTTACCTAGAACAGCTGTTTTCTAAGTTGCGTAAAGCCAATTTAGTCGATAGTATTCGCGGCCCGGGTGGCGGTTATGAATTGCAGCGCCCGAGCAATCGCATTACGATCGCAGACGTGGTTTTGGCGGTAAATGAGCCGATTGATGCCACTCGCTGTAAGGGTAAGGGTGGCTGTCAAGATGGTGAGCATTGTTTGTCGCATCAGTTATGGGCGGAATTATCCGACCAAATTTATCAGTTTTTAAGCGGTATTAGTTTAGAGCAGGTGGTTGAGCGCCGTTTTGTTAAGAAAGTGGCTGGTCGCCAAGACGCTGCAAATGAGACTATTTCTACAGGCAAGATCGGTGAAGATGAACTGATCTTCCTTAGTTGATATCGAAGCTGTGATCCTGATGCCCCTAAAGGAGTTCCCTTAGGTCAAAAATCAGGATCTCGTATCGGCTATCTAAGGTGTTGATACGTGATTGCCGCGGACTTAAAGAGCAACTCCTCGCAATGACGGATGATTTGAAAGTTTTAGTGTATTTGTAAATTGTATTTGAATTTAAGTGAAGAGAAGAAAATGAAGTTACCCATCTATTTTGATTATGCTGCGACTACGCCAGTTGATCCGCGCGTGGTAGAGAAGATGATTCAGTACATGGGCGTTGAGGGGATTTATGGTAATCCTGCTTCGCGTTCACATAAATTTGGCTGGGCGGCTGAAGAAGCTGTGGACGAAGCGCGTGCTAATGTCGCCGAGCTTATTCATGCCGATCCGCGTGAAATTGTTTGGACTTCTGGTGCAACCGAGTCTGATAATCTTGCGATTAAGGGCGTTGCCCATTTTTACCAAAAGAAAGGTAAGCACATCATTACCGTTAAAACTGAGCATAAAGCAGTTTTAGATACGGCGCGTCAGCTTGAGCGTGAAGGTTATGACGTGACTTATATGGACGTGCAAGAAGATGGCCTATTGAATTTGGCTGCGTTAGAAGCCGCCATGCGCGAGGATACGGTTTTAGTGAGCGTGATGCACGTCAACAATGAAACTGGCGTGGTTCAGGATATTGATGCGATTGGTGAAATGTGCCGTGCGCGTAAAATTATGTTCCACGTTGATGCTGCGCAATCGGTGGGTAAAATGCCGATTGATGTGACTAAGACTAAAGTCGATTTAATGTCGATTTCGGGTCACAAAATGTATGGTCCAAAGGGTATTGGCGCTTTATACGTTCGTCGTAAGCCGCGCGTGCGGATCGAAGCGCAAATGCACGGCGGCGGGCATGAGCGTGGTATGCGTTCAGGTACTTTAGCTACTCACCAAATCGTGGGTATGGGCGAAGCGGCGCGTATTGCAGCAGAAGATATGGCGACGGATAATGAGCGTATTATTAAATTACGCGAGCGTTTATGGGATGGCGTTAAAGGGATGGAAGAAGTCTATCTGAATGGTCATGAAACCCAGCGCGTTGCTGGTATTTTAAACGTCAGCTTTAACTTTGTTGAAGGTGAATCATTGATTATGGCGCTTAAAGATTTGGCGGTTTCTTCTGGTTCGGCTTGTACTTCGGCCAGTTTGGAACCATCTTATGTTTTAAGAGCTTTAGGTCGAGACGACGAATTGGCGCACAGTTCGATCCGTTTCACCATTGGACGTTTTACCACCGAAGAAGAAGTGGATTACGCCTTAGCACAAATTAACGACGGCATTGGCCGTTTGCGTGAGTTGTCGCCACTTTGGGATATGTACAAAGAAGGCATCGACTTGTCACAGGTTGAGTGGACAGCTCATTAATCGGTTCTTGTGAAAGAACAGGAGAAATAGTATGGCTTATAGTGAAAAAGTAATTGACCATTATGAAAACCCGCGCAACGTTGGTTCGTTTGAAAAAGACGAAGAGGGCGTTGGCACCGGTATGGTTGGCGCACCAGCTTGTGGTGACGTGATGAAACTGCAAATCAAAGTTAGCGAAGACGGTATTATCGAAGATGCCAAATTTAAAACTTATGGCTGTGGTTCGGCGATTGCTTCTAGCTCGTTAATTACTGAATGGGTAAAAGGCAAGAGCATCGACGAAGCTCAAGAAATTAAAAATACCGATATTGCGGAAGAGTTAGCATTGCCTCCAGTGAAAATCCACTGCTCGGTGTTGGCCGAAGATGCGATTAAAGCTGCAGTAACGGACTACAAAACCAAACAGGCTAAATAAAGGTTAGCGTTCATGGCAATTACCTTATCAGAAGCCGCCGCTGAGCGGGTTAAAAGCTTTTTGGCCAATCGCGGCAAAGGGCTTGGCTTGCGTCTGGGTGTAACCACCACAGGTTGTTCAGGTTTGGCCTACGTTCTCGAGTTCGTCGATGAGATGAACGAGGACGATGAAATGTTTGAAGATAAAGGTATCAAAATTATTGTTGATGCCAAGAGCAAGGTGTATTTGGAAGGTACTCACCTAGAGTTTAAGAAAGAAGGTTTGAATGAAGGCTTCGAATTTACTAACCCTAACGTAAAGGGTGAGTGCGGTTGCGGCGAGTCCTTTACCGTCTGATTGTTAAAATGCTCGATAGCTTCGTTAAAGTTCAAAATAAAATACTCAGGTATTATTTATACATTCCGTTTTTCTTTTTGAACTCCGCCTCGCTCTCAAACATTTTATCTAATCATGCGAAGCGCTATTAAATAAAGCTATTCCCGTGTAAACGTGGATCTAAATTGAGAAGACAATTGAAAAATCCATTTGAGTTATTCGGCCTTGAGCCGAATTTTTTATTAAATGAGCGAGAGCTTTCGCAGAAGCTACGCTCCATGTTGCAGGCGGTGCATCCGGATCGGTTTGCCTCAGCTGGTGATCAGGAGCAATTGGCAGCTATGCAAAAAACGACTCAAATAAACGATGCTTATGGGATTTTGAAAAGTCCTGTGCGTCGCGCTCAAGCGCTGTTAAAACTGAAAACGGGGATGGACGGAGCTGCTGAGATTACGGTTAAGGATCCTATGTTTCTAATGCAACAGCTAGAGCTGCGAGAAGAGCTAGAAAAGCTATCGGATGACAAAGATATGAATGGACTTTTGGACTTTTCTGAGCAGATAGAAGCGATGCAGTCTGAGCAAATTACGGCGATAGATAGTTTGTTTAACCAAGACGCGCTCGATTCTGATAAAATTTTGGCAGAAATTCATAAGCTTCAATTTTTGCGTAAGACTTTAATGGATACTGAAGCGGCAGAAGACAAGCTTTTAGATTAGTGCTTAATTAATTCGCAGGGCAAAGCTCACAGGATAAAGAGTTCTAAAGAGAAGAATCTATGGCCTTACTACAAATTGCAGAGCCGGGACAATCAACTAAGCCGCACGAGCATAAATATGCGGCAGGAATTGATCTGGGAACCACCAACTCTTTGATCGCCACGGTTCGTAGCGGCGTTGCACAAACCTTGCCCGATCTTAAAGGTAATCACCTCTTACCCTCGATTGTTCACTACGCCAAAGATGGTGAAGTGTCGGTTGGTCATTCGGCAAAGCTTTTTCAATGTTCGGACGCCGAAAACACCGTTAGTTCGGTTAAACGCTTAATGGGTCGCGGCCTTGGTGATGTTCAGGCGATTAAAGAATTTAGTGCTAACCGCTTAACGGCTTCTGGCATTGGCGAAAAAGGGATGCCTGCAGTACAGATTTACGATCAGATCAAAAATCCTGTAGAAATTTCTGCAGAAATTTTAAAGGTGTTGGCTCATAGAGCCGAAGATGCGCTAGGTGTGCCAGAGGGTGAAAGCTTAGGTGGTGTGGTGATCACGGTTCCTGCCTATTTTGATGATGCACAGCGTCAAGCCACCAAAGACGCGGCGCAAATTGCGGGCTTAAATGTTTTACGCTTATTAAACGAGCCTACCGCGGCGGCAGTTGCTTATGGTTTAGATACTGGTAATGAAGGAATACATGCGATTTACGATTTAGGCGGTGGTACTTTCGACATTTCGATTTTACGCTTAGAAAAAGGTGTTTATGAAGTGCTCGCCACGGGCGGTGATTCGGCCTTGGGCGGCGACGATTTTGATCGGGCTATTGCAGGTTTGTTAGTTAAAGAAGCTCAGATTGAGCTTGATGATCGTCAGTCGTATCAAATGGCGATGCTAAAAGCGCGCGAAATCAAAGAAGCCTTAACCGACACAGAGTCACTCGAGCTGCATTTTATGGGCTGGGATGGAACTGTTAGCCGCGAGCAGATTAATGAGTTGATGACACCAATAGTCGATAAAACCCTATTGGCATGCCGTAGAACCATTAAAGATGCTGGCCTTAAGGCTAGCGACATTAAAGAAATTGTAATGGTCGGTGGTTCGACTCGAGTACCCTTGGTACAACAAAAAGTAGCGGCTTATTTCAAGCAAGAACCCTTAACGACAATTGATCCGGATCGAGTGGTAGCCATCGGCGCGGCGATTCAGGCGGATGTTTTGATTGGTAATAAAGCCAATGATCAGTTGTTATTGTTAGACGTTTTGCCCTTATCTTTAGGGGTTGAAACCATGGGCGGCTTGGTCGAGAAAATTATTCCACGCAATACACCAATTCCCATTGCGCGGGCGCAAGAATTTACCACTTTTAAAGATGGCCAGACGGCTATGGCGATCCATGTGGTGCAGGGCGAGCGCGAACTGGTGGACGATTGCCGTTCGTTAGCGCGTTTTGAATTGCGTGGTATACCGCCAATGGTGGCGGGTGCCGCACGAATTAAAGTAACTTATCAGGTTGATGCTGATGGTTTGTTAAATGTTACAGCGCTCGAAGCTACCTCTGGAGTACAGGCAGAAATTCAGGTTAAGCCATCTTATGGCTTGACTGATAGCCAAGTGACCCAAATGCTGAAAAGCTCGATTGATAAAGCCGAAGAAGATATGCAGCTTCGGATGTTGCGTGAAGAACAGGTTGAAGCGAGCCGAGTCATTGAAGCTGTTCGAGCCGCGCTAGAGGATAACGGTCAAGCTTTGCTATCTGACGATGAGTTTGAAGCTATCCAATCAGCAGTAAAACAACTTGAAATAGTCGCTCAAGGCACCGATATAGAAGTTATTAAGGCAGCTATAAAAGTGGTTGATGCCAATAGCCAAGAGTTTGCTTCAAGACGTATGGACGCCAGTATTGCTAAAGCTTTAGTGGGCAGTGAAGTTGATGAATTATAGCGGATAAGAAAAGTTACCAGGTTGAATGAATGCCAAAAATTGTATTTTTACCCAATGAAGAATTATGTCCTGAAGGTTCTGTGGTCGAAGCGGAAGAGGGGCAAACCATTTTAGAAGTCGCCAAGCAGAATGATATTGATATCGAGCATGCTTGTGAGATGTCTTGCGCCTGTACAACTTGTCATGTGATCGTGCGTGAAGGGTTTGATTCGCTAGAAGAAAGCGATGAGCTGGAAGATGATATGCTAGATAAAGCTTGGGGCTTAGAGCCAGAATCGCGCTTAAGCTGTCAGGCAATGGTTGCGGATGAGGATCTGGTGGTTGATATTCCAAAGTATACCCTCAACCATGCTAAGGAAAACCACTAAGAGCTGATAATCGTCAACTATACTTCGTCATCATTTATTTTGGTGCTCGTCATTTGCACAAGCAAACTCCAACGCAACAAAATAAATGCTTCCTCGTCTAATTTTAGCTTATGAACTCTTAAATCGAGCTGGAACTAACTATTAAGGTGAAGTTATGAAATGGACTGATTCTTTAGATATAGCGATTGAGTTGTATGAAGCCAATCCGGAGCTAGATCCTAAAACCATCAATTTTGTTGATTTACGGCAAATGGTACTGGATTTAGAAGGATTTGCGGATGACCCTAATCGCTGCGGAGAGCGGATTTTAGAGGCCATCCAAATGGCATGGATAGAAGAAGCGGAGTAAGGCTACTATTTGGTGTAGTGATTTATCCGGCTTTTCATCGAGACT
This region includes:
- a CDS encoding PepSY domain-containing protein, which translates into the protein MKKVIGLLMMVLLGMSLSISSLSLEAASKREPRKDDDRQQCRLISKSSAMRAVAARIDGKVISAFLTRSRPPVYRVKTLSKSGRVRSVSVNACNGQVYG
- a CDS encoding response regulator transcription factor, whose product is MKLLLVEDDQELRDQLVEALKKQNYAVEAAPDGEEALYFAREFEFDLGIFDLGLPGISGIEAIQTLRKENVNFPILILTARGHWQDKVDGLAAGADDYLTKPFQNEELFARVNALLRRSSGYASPEIVKGPIVLNSMKQEVRVNDQVMDLTAYEYMVLEYLMLNPDKVVSKTELTEHLYAQDYDRDSNVLEVFVGRLRKKIDPDGEIKPIETLRGRGYRLRSDL
- a CDS encoding ATP-binding protein, which codes for MIKSYSLQKRLLLNTSLVLVFFMVAMSVVLLNAYKSGIQQATFERLTAQFYGLLSAADLHEKDQLFIPEEPQVDQRFNQYASGLSALVFDETETLVWNSVSAQETEVKLPLSLPGEPTLYDIEIKQDQYFQFHFVTEWESEQGDVALYHFVILENKRAFNQVVEAYRNKLLMWLGILAASLLLVMFLVLRWTFKPIRKMSQELSLVKQGLADKLDEAYPREIQLLTESINRFISNEREQSKRYKETLANLAHSLKTPLAVMQSALQNRVGEDELMRISSEQLERMNQIVGYQLQRATAGPKVMAQRIEVEAAIEKLVAGLQKVYADKGINITSKLEKGLSVTLSEGDLYEVCGNLLDNACKWAKSQVLISTQSKDHKTFIAIEDDGPGIPQLVQDAVLSRGKRLDETVEGQGIGMSVVKEIMEAYKAKIEIKKSATLGGAQINLVFKGLKP
- a CDS encoding DUF1338 domain-containing protein; translation: MQNLYTELFHKLWDDYVAITPDALKVHNEFSSLSSNPIVNDHIALRTFNDGLINLKHIGKFLAQHGYAEAGEYHFEEKKLYAKHFAHQSDAMAPKVFVSELLLEEFSAELQMFCRGLIAQANWQISQEGLQIPNRHWGKISRNAYERLLEESEYAAWLAAFGLRANHFTVSINHLESLKDIESVNQFVKTAGFKLNTSGSEIKGSQKVGLKQSSTMANSLDWAFEDGNYPIRSCFYEFAERFPMANGELYQGFVAASADKIFESTNVAA
- a CDS encoding inositol monophosphatase family protein gives rise to the protein MNAYRTIAIRAANRAGDYIVKAFNDRDRIIAKMKDLNDFVTNVDQQAEWLIIDTIKASYPEHSILAEESGLKEGSDKDTIWVIDPLDGTRNFIDGNPHFAISIAVKQKGKTVAAVIFDPMRDEMFSASNGDGAQLNQTRIRVAAEKKLEKSILATGFPFRSSSNVEEYLNYFSALLPACSDMRRAGSAALDLAYVAAGRVNGFWEFGLSDWDTAAGTLIVKEAGGLVGDVKGNPFSSRAKSILAANPHVFKQFVQTVKNF
- a CDS encoding RNA methyltransferase; the protein is MLDQIKIVLCHTSHPGNIGAAARAMKTMGLYQLVLVNPKDFPCEEALVRSSGALDILDSALVVETVEEAIKDCKLVIGTSSRNRALPWPLIEPREMAQLIDTKPESHPVAILFGRESVGLLNEELQLCHYHVNIPANPDYMSLNLASAVQIISYELRLKHLTQNPITEAPLELKDSELVATSEQVEGLYQHLEQTMVKTEFFDPENPKLLSARIRRLFAKSQLNQGEVNILRGFLSSIEKYIKRKTK
- the cysE gene encoding serine O-acetyltransferase; translated protein: MFERIKEDIKSVYHRDPSARNNFEVLTLYPGLHAIWWYRLTNKLWRNNWKWLARAIMTFARFLTGIEIHPGATIGRRFFIDHGLGVVIGETAEIGDDCMLYHGVTLGGTSLEKGKRHPTLKNNVVIGAGAKILGPITLNDNAKVGGNAVVVKDVPVDATVIGIPAREASETDPKGKHNYQAFGVTSDQIDPLVVALQNMYEHSNALEAQLKALKAQLKEKGIESEDLEIPELDCSSVLNGDSGKN
- a CDS encoding VF530 family DNA-binding protein — encoded protein: MNNELNYKSNPLNGVSLKKLVTEIVEHYGYEILYAYLNLNCFKSNPSIPSSVNFLKKTGWAREKVEGFYLYQYKNLPSPSYKHQQVPPRDRIIPEDQIPSEPAELTLESAELLREQSAKKSLEFSKDLKSKSSNRKKASPSTKNNPWTKYRNK
- a CDS encoding Fe-S cluster assembly transcription factor produces the protein MKLSTKGRYAVTAMLDLALHSGSGPISLSEISGRQDISLSYLEQLFSKLRKANLVDSIRGPGGGYELQRPSNRITIADVVLAVNEPIDATRCKGKGGCQDGEHCLSHQLWAELSDQIYQFLSGISLEQVVERRFVKKVAGRQDAANETISTGKIGEDELIFLS
- a CDS encoding IscS subfamily cysteine desulfurase, whose translation is MKLPIYFDYAATTPVDPRVVEKMIQYMGVEGIYGNPASRSHKFGWAAEEAVDEARANVAELIHADPREIVWTSGATESDNLAIKGVAHFYQKKGKHIITVKTEHKAVLDTARQLEREGYDVTYMDVQEDGLLNLAALEAAMREDTVLVSVMHVNNETGVVQDIDAIGEMCRARKIMFHVDAAQSVGKMPIDVTKTKVDLMSISGHKMYGPKGIGALYVRRKPRVRIEAQMHGGGHERGMRSGTLATHQIVGMGEAARIAAEDMATDNERIIKLRERLWDGVKGMEEVYLNGHETQRVAGILNVSFNFVEGESLIMALKDLAVSSGSACTSASLEPSYVLRALGRDDELAHSSIRFTIGRFTTEEEVDYALAQINDGIGRLRELSPLWDMYKEGIDLSQVEWTAH